In a single window of the Methanofollis ethanolicus genome:
- a CDS encoding PHP domain-containing protein produces MLRCDLHIHTRYSRDGESSVEDILRQAEAVGLDAVAITDHDTVEGALHALQCRTSVIVIPGTEISTKQGHLLALGVTKAFPKGMDFFEAVHRAREAGAVLILPHPYHMWRHGVGLKLRAGPALVDAIEVFNSRYIMGTANRKAAMVARNLGKPAVGGSDAHQARFVGYGYTLVNADRNPDAILEAIRTGKTAAGGKMTPLRSYTTQSLKSSWKKIQARIPK; encoded by the coding sequence ATGCTGAGATGTGATCTGCACATCCATACCAGATATTCCCGTGACGGCGAGAGCAGCGTCGAGGATATACTGAGACAGGCCGAGGCCGTCGGGCTCGACGCGGTTGCGATCACCGACCACGACACCGTGGAGGGGGCTCTCCATGCCCTCCAGTGTCGGACGTCCGTGATCGTCATACCCGGGACGGAGATCTCGACAAAACAGGGGCACCTCCTTGCCCTCGGCGTCACAAAAGCCTTTCCGAAGGGCATGGACTTTTTTGAGGCCGTACACCGCGCCCGTGAGGCGGGCGCTGTCCTCATCCTCCCCCACCCCTACCATATGTGGCGCCACGGCGTCGGCCTGAAACTCAGGGCCGGCCCGGCCCTCGTCGACGCCATCGAGGTCTTCAACAGCAGGTACATCATGGGGACCGCGAACAGAAAGGCGGCAATGGTCGCCCGGAACCTCGGAAAACCCGCGGTCGGAGGGAGCGACGCACACCAGGCCCGCTTTGTCGGCTACGGCTACACCCTCGTCAATGCCGACCGCAACCCCGACGCCATCCTGGAGGCGATCCGCACCGGAAAAACCGCGGCAGGCGGGAAGATGACCCCGCTCCGCTCATATACCACCCAGTCCCTGAAGAGTTCCTGGAAGAAGATTCAGGCCAGGATCCCGAAAT
- a CDS encoding dihydropteroate synthase-like protein translates to MRILLPTGEATAGVVRKAAEGFDADVIVTGEIAAFLTPERLRDLVKAGDYDLVLVSGMSTASFASVEEETGVPVYRGPRHATDLAMVLPLLGKVALSRDVPADELFAAERRDAAYRRLSVLEDAAEPEIVLRGTKIGGGSRMKVLAEIMDAHRHPSLRYAVEDFFARGADIVDLGFGFDATPADVERCFAALDGIEGPLAADTQDPTLIRAALCRADLVLSLHEGNIPLVGEEVAVAGAAVVVVPGAASLAANLRAAQDAGIFALIADPLLQPAGSGFVTSLCGFSDLGVPLFFGAGNVTELIDADSVGVNALLAACAFEVGASVVFTSEHSDKTRGSVAEMRLATEMMAVMGDHPYPKDLGIDLLVLKEKRRRHEPLPAGEPQDVPPAPAAFTPDPAGNIRIVVEDGWILAEHLGTVYRGRTAADLAAALLEGGRVTRLDHAAYLGRELARAEIAVQFGRSYVQDGPL, encoded by the coding sequence ATGCGGATCCTCCTTCCCACAGGCGAGGCGACCGCCGGAGTCGTCCGGAAGGCCGCGGAGGGCTTTGACGCCGACGTCATCGTCACCGGCGAGATCGCCGCGTTCCTGACCCCGGAACGTCTTCGGGATCTCGTCAAAGCCGGAGACTATGATCTCGTCCTGGTCTCCGGGATGTCGACGGCCTCCTTTGCCTCTGTCGAGGAGGAAACCGGCGTGCCTGTCTATCGCGGTCCGCGTCATGCCACGGACCTCGCCATGGTTCTCCCCCTCCTCGGGAAGGTCGCCCTCTCCAGGGATGTCCCTGCCGACGAACTCTTTGCCGCGGAGAGACGGGACGCGGCGTACCGCCGCCTTTCCGTTCTCGAAGATGCCGCGGAGCCTGAGATCGTCCTGCGGGGAACGAAGATCGGCGGCGGGTCGCGGATGAAGGTCCTTGCCGAGATCATGGACGCCCACCGCCACCCCTCCTTGAGATACGCCGTCGAGGATTTCTTTGCGAGGGGTGCCGACATCGTCGACCTCGGCTTCGGCTTCGACGCGACGCCCGCCGACGTGGAGAGGTGCTTTGCGGCCCTCGATGGGATCGAGGGGCCTCTTGCCGCGGACACACAGGACCCGACCCTGATCAGGGCGGCGCTCTGCCGTGCCGATCTGGTCCTCTCCCTCCACGAGGGGAACATCCCCCTCGTCGGGGAGGAGGTGGCAGTGGCCGGTGCCGCCGTGGTCGTCGTGCCGGGCGCGGCCAGCCTTGCGGCGAACCTCCGCGCCGCACAGGACGCCGGCATCTTCGCCCTCATCGCCGACCCTCTCCTCCAGCCTGCGGGCTCAGGATTTGTCACCTCGCTCTGCGGCTTTTCCGATCTTGGCGTGCCCCTCTTCTTCGGCGCCGGCAACGTCACCGAACTCATCGACGCCGACTCGGTCGGCGTGAACGCCCTGCTTGCGGCCTGCGCCTTCGAGGTCGGGGCCTCTGTCGTCTTCACCTCAGAGCACTCTGACAAAACGAGGGGATCGGTCGCGGAGATGCGCCTGGCGACCGAGATGATGGCAGTGATGGGCGACCACCCGTACCCGAAGGACCTTGGCATCGACCTCCTGGTCCTCAAGGAGAAGAGACGGCGGCACGAGCCCCTTCCTGCCGGCGAACCTCAGGACGTCCCTCCCGCCCCTGCTGCGTTCACCCCTGACCCCGCCGGAAATATCAGGATCGTCGTCGAAGACGGCTGGATCCTTGCCGAGCACCTGGGCACGGTCTACCGTGGCAGGACGGCCGCCGACCTCGCCGCCGCCCTGCTGGAGGGGGGACGCGTCACCCGCCTCGACCACGCCGCCTATCTCGGCCGGGAACTGGCGCGGGCCGAGATCGCCGTTCAGTTCGGCAGGAGCTATGTGCAGGACGGTCCCCTCTGA
- a CDS encoding Mov34/MPN/PAD-1 family protein, translating into MKIRGISADLLDLLLRLGAEHHPNEFAAILREENGIITELDLVPGTTSNEESASVFLDMLPLGTHNTGSAHSHPNGVLYPSDADLSFFPRTGRCNLIIGWPYGPDDWACFTADGQPYDLEVVE; encoded by the coding sequence ATGAAGATCAGGGGTATCTCCGCCGACCTCCTCGACCTCCTCCTCAGGCTGGGGGCCGAGCATCACCCGAACGAGTTCGCCGCCATCCTCAGGGAAGAGAACGGCATCATCACCGAACTCGACCTCGTGCCGGGCACGACAAGCAACGAGGAGAGCGCGAGCGTCTTCCTGGACATGCTCCCCCTCGGCACCCACAACACGGGAAGCGCCCACTCCCACCCGAACGGCGTCCTCTATCCTTCGGACGCCGACCTCTCCTTCTTCCCGAGGACAGGCCGTTGCAACCTGATCATCGGCTGGCCGTACGGCCCCGATGACTGGGCCTGCTTCACCGCGGACGGTCAACCCTATGACCTCGAGGTGGTGGAATGA
- a CDS encoding adenylyltransferase/cytidyltransferase family protein produces MKRIVATGTFDILHPGHLFYLEESKKLGDDLHVIVARDVNVRHKPKPIIPEEQRLAMVAALKPVDHARLGDQADMFAPIREIDPDVITLGFNQFFKEDDLERALREHGLRARVVRIGRYEGPLSSSSQIVGRILAERGHP; encoded by the coding sequence ATGAAGCGGATCGTCGCCACCGGCACCTTCGACATCCTCCACCCCGGACACCTCTTCTACCTGGAGGAGTCGAAGAAACTCGGCGACGACCTCCACGTGATCGTGGCGCGGGACGTCAATGTCCGCCACAAGCCAAAGCCCATCATCCCGGAGGAGCAGCGCCTCGCGATGGTGGCGGCCCTGAAGCCGGTCGACCATGCCCGCCTCGGCGACCAGGCCGATATGTTCGCCCCTATCAGGGAGATCGACCCCGACGTGATCACCCTCGGCTTCAACCAGTTCTTCAAGGAGGACGATCTTGAGCGGGCCCTGCGGGAGCACGGCCTGCGGGCCCGCGTGGTGCGGATAGGCCGATACGAGGGGCCTCTCTCCTCCTCGTCCCAGATCGTCGGGCGCATCCTTGCCGAGCGGGGCCATCCCTGA
- a CDS encoding small multi-drug export protein yields the protein MDLKGGTLFVEDPALDRALRLGIPLLMYPLYVLALALAFPALAPVYLALVVAYIVPPVGGEALIPVAAALGYPWWLTAASFAWVDIAGCLFIVLNADLLMALPYVGPALSRTAGVAGTFFERHPALRRLSYPGLVLFTVLPFAGSGGVGGAFAGQVLGMSRRAVVVCVSAGSVVGSTLLALGAGAAASLLREYCAAGTVVVALVLAGASVLVLCRVALLHMGGPPISRDR from the coding sequence ATGGACCTGAAAGGAGGTACGCTGTTTGTGGAGGATCCGGCACTCGACCGCGCCCTCAGGCTCGGCATCCCTCTCCTGATGTACCCCCTGTACGTCCTGGCCCTCGCCCTTGCCTTCCCTGCCCTGGCCCCGGTCTACCTTGCCCTTGTTGTCGCATATATCGTCCCACCTGTCGGGGGCGAGGCCCTCATCCCGGTTGCGGCGGCCCTTGGCTACCCCTGGTGGCTCACCGCTGCTTCCTTTGCCTGGGTGGACATCGCCGGCTGCCTCTTCATCGTCCTGAACGCCGACCTCCTTATGGCCCTCCCGTACGTCGGCCCTGCCCTCTCCCGCACTGCCGGTGTCGCCGGTACCTTCTTTGAACGCCACCCCGCGTTGCGCCGCCTCTCCTATCCGGGACTCGTCCTCTTTACCGTCCTCCCCTTTGCGGGCTCGGGCGGTGTCGGCGGGGCGTTTGCCGGCCAAGTGCTCGGGATGAGCAGGCGTGCGGTGGTCGTCTGCGTCTCGGCCGGCTCGGTCGTCGGGTCTACTCTCCTCGCTCTCGGTGCCGGTGCCGCCGCGTCTCTCCTCAGGGAGTATTGCGCTGCGGGTACGGTGGTCGTCGCGCTCGTCCTCGCCGGTGCTTCTGTTCTTGTCCTGTGTCGTGTGGCGCTCCTTCATATGGGTGGGCCGCCAATCTCTCGTGACAGATGA
- a CDS encoding small multi-drug export protein, with protein MTGILSLRDVTFHANPLADRAIKLALPFGLGALLLLVLYLTRSYQEFLTLAGLLFVYLVPPAGKETVIPVGIGLGEPWWLIAACTVTVDLCCSLFVALNLDLTLKIPVLGPFLGKFMAGGRAFLDARPWLERLSTAGLVVFVIVPFQGSGGMNATILGRIMGFTAQRAVGCVLIGSFVSSYAIALGADAVIGLFREDPTLGLGALGLIALLIVGLWFLWKRYASSLDCEG; from the coding sequence ATGACCGGGATCCTCTCCCTCAGGGATGTCACCTTTCATGCGAATCCGTTGGCCGACAGGGCGATCAAACTCGCCCTTCCCTTCGGGCTCGGCGCCCTCCTCCTCCTTGTGCTCTACCTCACGAGGTCCTATCAGGAGTTCCTGACCCTTGCCGGGTTGCTCTTCGTGTACCTTGTGCCCCCGGCCGGGAAGGAGACGGTGATCCCGGTCGGGATCGGCCTTGGCGAACCCTGGTGGCTCATAGCCGCCTGCACGGTGACGGTGGACCTCTGCTGTTCCCTCTTCGTCGCCCTCAACCTCGACCTCACCCTGAAGATCCCGGTGCTCGGCCCATTCCTCGGGAAGTTCATGGCCGGCGGTAGGGCATTTCTCGATGCCCGCCCCTGGCTTGAGCGCCTCTCAACCGCAGGTTTGGTCGTCTTCGTGATCGTTCCCTTCCAGGGGTCCGGGGGGATGAACGCCACGATACTCGGGAGGATCATGGGCTTCACCGCGCAGCGTGCAGTCGGGTGCGTTCTCATCGGGAGCTTTGTCAGCAGTTACGCCATCGCCCTTGGGGCAGACGCCGTCATCGGTCTCTTCAGGGAGGACCCGACCCTCGGCCTCGGCGCTCTCGGCCTGATCGCCCTGCTGATCGTGGGACTCTGGTTCCTCTGGAAGAGGTATGCCTCCTCTCTCGATTGCGAAGGCTGA
- a CDS encoding DUF5654 family protein — translation MGFYGEVLDKISDLITAAFGLVAALAWNGAIQALFVEVFGTTESLAAQFSYAIVVTILAVLATIWIARMAARAGTEKKE, via the coding sequence ATGGGTTTCTACGGAGAAGTGCTCGACAAAATCTCCGACCTGATTACGGCCGCGTTCGGGTTGGTCGCCGCGCTGGCGTGGAATGGCGCGATCCAGGCGCTCTTCGTCGAGGTCTTCGGGACGACGGAGAGCCTCGCGGCACAGTTCAGTTATGCGATCGTTGTCACGATCCTGGCCGTGCTTGCCACGATCTGGATCGCACGGATGGCCGCACGGGCGGGAACAGAGAAAAAAGAGTGA
- a CDS encoding AAA family ATPase: MKISGISLRNFKSFRAASAVFGPFSVIIGPNAAGKSNFVDAFTFLSDCAREGFANAVSLQGGGEYIRNLRAPPGETTGISVSLDAAADPAKVRFFRDGGRVIEASALRGTYEITLACAGGGCTVAEERITASCTYTVVDGNGRPSSPGEGEITLVRSADGAVGCTVIPPGLAPEPECTPLMPAKLAPDESILESPAIYPTFSPLVSRVGGFFREIGHYDLDPRLAKRAAEIPGRAELEQDGRNLALVLRAILADPEKKRRAWSFVRDLLPFIEEIRVDVIADRSLIATVKEEYTAGAAVPSFLLSDGTINLTALVVILYFEEKPVVIIEEPERNIHPHLIAKLVTMMQDVACHLGRQVIVTTHHPEVVKYGGRENILLLRRDREGYSAISRPSERIDLEVFLESMGIDELYVQNLL; this comes from the coding sequence ATGAAGATTTCAGGAATTTCTCTCAGGAACTTCAAGAGTTTCCGGGCCGCATCGGCCGTCTTCGGCCCCTTCTCCGTGATCATCGGCCCGAATGCCGCCGGCAAGTCGAACTTTGTCGACGCCTTCACCTTCCTTTCTGACTGCGCACGCGAGGGCTTTGCCAATGCCGTATCCCTCCAGGGGGGCGGGGAGTATATCCGGAACCTCCGCGCTCCTCCCGGTGAAACGACCGGGATCTCGGTCTCCCTCGACGCCGCCGCAGACCCGGCGAAGGTGCGCTTTTTCCGGGACGGGGGCCGGGTGATCGAGGCGTCGGCCCTGCGGGGCACCTATGAGATCACACTCGCCTGCGCCGGAGGCGGTTGCACGGTGGCCGAGGAGCGGATCACGGCGTCGTGCACCTATACTGTCGTGGACGGCAACGGCCGGCCCTCGTCTCCGGGCGAGGGAGAGATCACTCTCGTCAGGTCGGCCGACGGTGCGGTCGGCTGCACGGTGATACCGCCAGGCCTCGCGCCTGAACCCGAGTGCACCCCCCTGATGCCTGCGAAGCTTGCCCCAGACGAGTCGATCCTGGAGAGCCCTGCGATCTACCCGACCTTCTCGCCCCTGGTCTCCCGTGTCGGAGGTTTCTTCCGCGAGATCGGCCACTATGACCTCGACCCCCGCCTGGCAAAGAGGGCCGCCGAGATCCCGGGCCGTGCCGAACTCGAGCAGGACGGACGCAACCTCGCCCTGGTGCTCAGGGCGATCCTGGCGGACCCGGAGAAGAAACGCCGCGCCTGGTCATTCGTCCGCGACCTCCTCCCCTTCATCGAGGAGATCAGGGTCGATGTCATCGCCGACCGCTCTCTCATCGCCACGGTGAAGGAGGAGTACACCGCCGGCGCCGCAGTCCCCTCTTTCCTCCTTTCGGACGGGACGATCAACCTCACCGCTCTTGTTGTCATCCTCTATTTCGAGGAGAAACCGGTGGTCATCATCGAAGAACCTGAGAGGAACATCCACCCCCACCTGATCGCGAAACTCGTCACGATGATGCAGGACGTCGCCTGTCACCTGGGGCGGCAGGTGATCGTCACCACTCACCACCCCGAGGTTGTGAAGTACGGCGGCAGGGAGAACATCCTCCTCCTCAGGAGGGACAGGGAAGGTTACTCGGCCATCTCCCGCCCCTCGGAACGGATAGATCTCGAAGTCTTCCTGGAGAGCATGGGGATCGACGAACTCTATGTCCAGAACCTCCTCTGA
- a CDS encoding peptidase associated/transthyretin-like domain-containing protein, whose product MDRTQILILGIALLVCSVPAAVSAAAETIGGDQGYYAVHCNVDGAKVYFDNDLKGEITSGRLLVPVYVTGTPYKTISIEADGYETYTTSIVEYPAKGETVDINANLQQAPIGGDMGAYLVKCNVEGAKVYFDNDLKGEIANGELVVPVYVTGTPYKTISVEANGYETYTAPVTDVPAKSETVTITATLQQAPIGGDMGAFLVKSNVEGAKVAFDGEVKGEIKNGQLLVPVYVTGTPYKTVTVSAEGYAPQSVGISQYPAKGETVEIDTTLIPVTPTQSPLSPFAVLGALCICGAFLLLRREN is encoded by the coding sequence ATGGACAGAACGCAGATCCTGATTCTGGGCATCGCCCTTCTCGTCTGCAGCGTCCCTGCCGCCGTCAGTGCCGCGGCAGAGACGATCGGCGGCGACCAGGGATATTATGCCGTTCACTGCAACGTCGACGGCGCAAAAGTCTACTTCGACAACGACCTCAAGGGCGAGATCACGAGCGGCCGCCTCCTGGTGCCGGTCTACGTGACAGGCACGCCGTACAAGACCATCAGCATCGAGGCAGACGGCTATGAGACCTACACCACCTCGATCGTCGAGTATCCGGCCAAGGGCGAGACCGTCGACATCAACGCCAACCTCCAGCAGGCACCGATCGGCGGCGACATGGGCGCGTACCTCGTGAAGTGCAATGTCGAGGGGGCAAAGGTCTACTTCGACAACGACCTCAAGGGCGAGATCGCAAACGGCGAACTCGTCGTCCCGGTCTATGTGACCGGCACGCCGTACAAGACCATCAGCGTCGAGGCCAACGGATACGAGACCTACACCGCACCGGTCACCGACGTCCCGGCAAAGAGCGAGACCGTCACCATCACGGCGACCCTCCAGCAGGCGCCGATCGGCGGCGACATGGGCGCATTTCTCGTGAAGTCCAATGTCGAGGGGGCAAAGGTCGCCTTTGACGGCGAGGTCAAGGGCGAGATCAAAAATGGCCAGCTCCTCGTCCCGGTCTACGTGACAGGCACGCCGTACAAGACTGTCACCGTCAGCGCCGAGGGCTACGCGCCGCAGTCCGTCGGGATCAGCCAGTACCCGGCAAAAGGAGAGACTGTCGAGATCGACACCACCCTCATACCGGTGACCCCCACACAGTCCCCGCTCTCACCCTTCGCGGTGCTCGGGGCGCTCTGCATCTGCGGGGCTTTCCTCCTGCTGCGGCGGGAAAATTAA
- the rlmH gene encoding 23S rRNA (pseudouridine(1915)-N(3))-methyltransferase RlmH — MQVSVVAVGKAKERYIEEGIAEYEKRLRPYANCEIVEVKDERVPKNASPAEEAKVKEEEGERILAAVRGGALLVALDSAGEMWSSEDLAARLRTWEISGTREVCFVIGGPLGLSQAVLNRADLRLSLSRMTFLHTMVRVILLEQIYRAFRIVRGEPYHK, encoded by the coding sequence ATGCAGGTGAGTGTCGTTGCTGTTGGAAAGGCGAAAGAGCGGTATATCGAAGAGGGGATTGCAGAATATGAGAAACGCCTCCGCCCCTATGCGAACTGCGAGATCGTCGAGGTGAAGGACGAGCGGGTGCCGAAGAACGCCTCGCCGGCAGAGGAGGCGAAGGTGAAGGAAGAGGAAGGGGAGCGGATCCTTGCGGCGGTCCGTGGTGGCGCCCTCCTCGTCGCCCTCGACAGTGCCGGCGAGATGTGGTCGAGCGAGGACCTTGCGGCCCGCCTGCGTACCTGGGAGATCTCCGGAACGCGGGAGGTGTGTTTTGTGATCGGCGGGCCTCTCGGTCTTTCGCAGGCGGTGCTGAACCGTGCCGATCTCCGCCTCTCTCTCTCGCGGATGACCTTCCTCCACACCATGGTCAGGGTGATCCTCCTCGAACAGATCTACCGGGCCTTCAGGATCGTGCGAGGCGAACCGTACCACAAGTGA
- a CDS encoding Hsp20/alpha crystallin family protein — protein sequence MSQDIPEEDFSELSDYIRQMVNRAQDEYENKPVAFGIYMLIRDGHCHVLPPTWSPMKALTDGEGAGANEPVVEVHQVGSETVVTAALPGVTADGVRVWQEDASLHIAAEDGERRYYTTVALPSPALAVARMSFKHGVLEVVVGPSGMAEIGDCIE from the coding sequence ATGAGCCAGGATATACCAGAGGAAGACTTCAGTGAACTGAGCGATTACATCAGGCAGATGGTGAACCGCGCACAGGACGAATACGAGAACAAGCCCGTCGCGTTCGGAATTTATATGCTGATCCGGGACGGCCACTGCCATGTCCTCCCGCCCACGTGGTCCCCGATGAAGGCGCTGACCGACGGTGAGGGGGCCGGGGCGAACGAACCTGTGGTGGAGGTCCACCAGGTCGGCAGCGAGACTGTCGTGACCGCAGCGCTTCCTGGCGTGACTGCCGACGGCGTCAGGGTCTGGCAGGAGGACGCCTCCCTCCACATCGCCGCGGAGGACGGCGAACGGCGGTACTACACCACGGTCGCCCTCCCCTCCCCGGCCCTCGCGGTGGCGCGGATGTCCTTCAAACATGGTGTCCTCGAAGTGGTGGTCGGCCCGTCGGGCATGGCCGAGATCGGGGATTGTATAGAATAA
- a CDS encoding glutamine synthetase family protein, which yields MNPNDLVRFLKKDPAEFTKEDIIHFCEENAIEMVNFRYAAEDGQLKTLNFIISSKEHLDTILSDGERVDGSNLFSFIEAGSSDLYAIPRYRTAFMNPFTEVPTLEILCSFYDNEGKPLESSPEYVLRKANEEFTRQTGAVFKTLGELEYYVISPREDLYPGRDQKGYHTAEPFAKFEDLRNEAMKLIARAGGKIKYGHSEVGCFCNEDTYYEQHEIEFLPVPVEQAVEQIILAKWILRMLGYRYGVDISYAPKITVGKAGSGMHFHMLVEKDGRNLMVEDGKLSSMARKMIAGILDAADAITAFGNCIPTSYLRLVPHQEAPTYICWGDRNRSVVVRVPLGWTCGSDMTRDANPCGYHCAAARPSKQTIEYRVADGSCDPYLTVASLIIASLHGINMPDALKQAEDLYVIGNIFRPEFKDRLDTFRQLPASCFESADVLAARRAIFEENGIFPAGMIDNRIQTLKAFNDKGLSEKLYGNTEAIRELVETYIHVA from the coding sequence ATGAATCCCAACGATCTGGTTCGTTTTCTCAAGAAGGATCCGGCGGAGTTTACCAAGGAAGACATCATCCACTTCTGCGAGGAAAATGCGATCGAGATGGTGAACTTCCGGTACGCCGCGGAGGACGGCCAGCTCAAGACCCTCAACTTCATTATCTCCTCGAAGGAACACCTCGACACCATCCTCTCCGACGGCGAGCGTGTCGACGGCAGCAACCTCTTCTCCTTCATCGAGGCCGGGAGCAGCGACCTGTATGCGATCCCCCGCTACCGCACCGCGTTCATGAACCCCTTCACCGAGGTGCCCACGCTGGAGATCCTCTGCTCCTTCTATGACAACGAGGGCAAGCCCCTGGAGAGCTCCCCCGAGTACGTGCTCCGCAAGGCGAACGAGGAGTTCACCCGCCAGACCGGTGCCGTCTTCAAGACCCTCGGCGAACTCGAGTATTATGTAATCAGCCCGCGCGAGGACCTCTACCCCGGCCGCGACCAGAAGGGCTACCACACGGCCGAGCCCTTCGCGAAGTTCGAAGACCTGCGGAACGAGGCGATGAAGTTGATCGCCCGCGCCGGCGGCAAGATCAAGTACGGCCACTCCGAGGTCGGCTGTTTCTGCAACGAGGACACTTACTACGAGCAGCACGAGATCGAGTTCCTCCCGGTGCCGGTGGAGCAGGCGGTCGAGCAGATCATCCTGGCGAAGTGGATCCTGCGCATGCTCGGCTACCGCTACGGCGTCGACATCAGCTATGCCCCGAAGATCACTGTCGGCAAGGCAGGGAGCGGCATGCACTTCCACATGCTCGTCGAGAAGGACGGCAGGAACCTGATGGTCGAGGACGGCAAACTCAGCTCCATGGCCAGGAAGATGATCGCCGGCATCCTCGACGCCGCGGACGCGATCACGGCCTTCGGCAACTGCATCCCGACCTCGTACCTCCGCCTGGTTCCCCACCAGGAAGCCCCGACCTACATATGCTGGGGCGACCGCAACCGCTCTGTCGTGGTCCGCGTGCCCCTGGGCTGGACCTGCGGCTCAGATATGACCCGCGACGCCAACCCCTGCGGCTACCACTGCGCCGCCGCGAGGCCGTCCAAGCAGACGATCGAGTACCGTGTCGCGGATGGCTCCTGCGATCCCTATCTCACCGTCGCCTCCCTGATCATCGCCTCCCTCCACGGCATCAATATGCCCGACGCCCTCAAGCAGGCCGAGGATCTCTATGTCATCGGCAACATCTTCAGGCCCGAGTTCAAGGATCGTCTCGACACCTTCAGGCAGCTCCCGGCATCGTGCTTTGAGTCGGCCGACGTCCTCGCCGCCAGGCGTGCGATCTTCGAGGAGAATGGCATCTTCCCGGCAGGCATGATCGACAACAGGATCCAGACCCTGAAGGCCTTCAACGACAAGGGCCTCAGCGAGAAGCTCTACGGCAACACGGAAGCGATCCGCGAGCTCGTCGAGACGTACATCCACGTCGCATAA